From the genome of Bacteroides sp. MSB163, one region includes:
- a CDS encoding N-acetylmuramoyl-L-alanine amidase translates to MKLYKRHILYICICFGLFISPFCTTSIEAKDFVVVIDAGHGGHDPGALGRISKEKTINLNVALKLGKQIKRNCPDVKVVYTRERDVFIPLDRRAEIANNVKADLFISIHTNSVAGGKTVKGASTWTLGLAKSDANLEVAKRENSVILYESDYKTRYAGFNPNSAESYIIFEFMQDKYMSQSVHLASLVQKEFRHTCKRADRGVHQAGFLVLKASAMPSILVELGFISNPEEERYLNSEAGTTTLANGIFRAFLSYKREHEIRMTGSSRTLLPEDTDAGRVEEEIPAPSVSNNTETKQNTEKVADRQTDSAAPVFKIQILTSSRPLATNDKRLKGLKGVEYYQEGGLCKYTYGASTDYNKVLRTKREIAPKFKDAFIIAFKNGKKTSVSVAIEEFKKKRNK, encoded by the coding sequence CACTACCAGCATCGAAGCAAAAGACTTCGTTGTCGTTATTGACGCCGGGCATGGCGGTCATGACCCTGGTGCTTTAGGCCGAATCTCCAAAGAAAAGACTATCAACCTGAATGTTGCCCTCAAATTAGGCAAACAGATAAAAAGGAATTGCCCTGATGTAAAAGTAGTGTATACCCGTGAAAGAGATGTATTTATCCCACTTGACAGACGTGCGGAAATAGCCAATAATGTTAAAGCTGATTTATTCATTTCCATTCATACCAATTCCGTAGCGGGTGGTAAAACAGTCAAAGGGGCCTCTACATGGACGCTCGGCTTAGCCAAGTCGGATGCCAATTTAGAAGTCGCCAAACGGGAGAACTCCGTAATTTTATACGAAAGTGATTACAAGACGCGGTACGCAGGATTCAATCCAAACTCAGCCGAATCTTATATCATCTTTGAATTCATGCAAGATAAATACATGTCTCAGAGCGTACACCTTGCCTCATTGGTACAGAAAGAATTCCGCCATACCTGTAAGCGTGCAGACCGTGGTGTACACCAGGCGGGGTTCCTTGTATTGAAAGCAAGTGCCATGCCCAGCATCCTGGTAGAACTCGGTTTTATATCCAATCCGGAAGAAGAACGTTATCTCAATTCGGAAGCGGGAACCACCACACTTGCCAACGGAATATTCCGTGCTTTCCTGTCTTATAAACGTGAACATGAAATACGGATGACAGGAAGCAGCCGCACCCTACTACCAGAGGATACGGATGCCGGCAGGGTAGAAGAAGAGATACCTGCCCCCTCCGTTTCCAATAACACCGAAACCAAACAAAATACAGAAAAAGTAGCTGACAGGCAAACCGATAGTGCTGCTCCAGTGTTTAAAATACAGATACTTACTTCTTCTCGTCCACTTGCCACCAATGACAAACGACTAAAAGGGCTGAAAGGTGTAGAGTATTATCAGGAAGGCGGACTTTGTAAATACACATATGGTGCGTCAACCGATTATAATAAGGTATTACGAACCAAACGGGAGATAGCACCAAAATTCAAAGACGCATTTATCATTGCTTTTAAAAACGGAAAGAAGACAAGCGTCAGCGTTGCTATCGAAGAATTTAAAAAGAAAAGAAATAAATAA